A single region of the Drosophila miranda strain MSH22 chromosome 2, D.miranda_PacBio2.1, whole genome shotgun sequence genome encodes:
- the LOC108154110 gene encoding SAP domain-containing ribonucleoprotein isoform X2 — translation MPESDVTKMKDRLQTALLEGDISLDDSAVADAIDDDDVSLADDDEDKLLGDEHDDDELLKSPVGTPTAAIVPDLLLDGHSALNEETIATAALPAKKIVLKRNNSQLLSTTEGCKTTPTIASKENGSPTANKDAPEETPTKTKRIPILVGGSKEGEKSADKKLTELTAEERLNLRAKKFGITPTIATASIATEINKSSSASILANKGNKETDEKQKEALKRRAERFGCVVPEKTTKTLADERLLKRKERFGTAVEASWTPATAAATPESKAIYSEKARARLERFKTAPAAAPTK, via the exons ATGCCGGAAAGCGACGTTACCAAAATGAAG GATCGCTTGCAGACGGCCCTGTTGGAGGGTGATATCTCGCTTGACGACAGCGCCGTAGCAGATGCCATAGACGATGATGACGTTTCCCTGGCCGACGATGATGAGGACAAGCTGCTGGGGGACGAGCACGATGACGATGAGCTACTCAAGAGCCCGGTGGGCACGCCGACAGCTGCAATAGTACCCGACTTGCTGTTGGATGGACACAGCGCCCTCAACGAGGAAACGATTGCAACAGCAGCCCTGCCTGCCAAAAAGATTGTGCTCAAAAGAAATAACTCTCAGCTGTTATCGACCACAGAAGGCTGTAAAACGACGCCCACCATTGCATCCAAGGAGAACGGGTCTCCCACAGCTAATAAGGATGCGCCAGAGGAAACTCCAACCAAAACCAAACGCATCCCCATTTTAGTTGGAGGAAGCAAGGAAGGCGAAAAGTCCGCGGACAAGAAGCTCACTGAACTAACCGCAGAAGAACGTTTGAACCTCCGGGCCAAGAAATTCGGCATCACCCCCACTATCGCAACTGCGTCTATTGCTACTGAAATTAACAAGTCCTCGAGCGCATCAATTTTGGCTAataaaggaaacaaggaaacGGACGAAAAGCAAAAGGAAGCTCTTAAGCGTCGCGCCGAACGCTTTGGCTGTGTGGTTCCCGAGAAGACCACAAAGACACTGGCCGACGAGCGCCTGCTGAAGCGCAAGGAGCGTTTTGGCACAGCAGTTGAGGCTTCTTGGACTCcagctactgctgctgctacgCCAGAGTCAAAGGCCATTTACTCTGAGAAGGCGCGCGCACGCTTGGAACGTTTCAAGACTGCGCCGGCAGCCGCTCCCACAAAGTAG
- the LOC108154110 gene encoding uncharacterized protein LOC108154110 isoform X1: MPESDVTKMKVADLKRELKMRGLPVNGNKNELQDRLQTALLEGDISLDDSAVADAIDDDDVSLADDDEDKLLGDEHDDDELLKSPVGTPTAAIVPDLLLDGHSALNEETIATAALPAKKIVLKRNNSQLLSTTEGCKTTPTIASKENGSPTANKDAPEETPTKTKRIPILVGGSKEGEKSADKKLTELTAEERLNLRAKKFGITPTIATASIATEINKSSSASILANKGNKETDEKQKEALKRRAERFGCVVPEKTTKTLADERLLKRKERFGTAVEASWTPATAAATPESKAIYSEKARARLERFKTAPAAAPTK; this comes from the exons ATGCCGGAAAGCGACGTTACCAAAATGAAG GTTGCTGATTTGAAGCGCGAGCTGAAAATGCGTGGGCTGCCTGTTAATGGAAACAAAAATGAATTGCAGGATCGCTTGCAGACGGCCCTGTTGGAGGGTGATATCTCGCTTGACGACAGCGCCGTAGCAGATGCCATAGACGATGATGACGTTTCCCTGGCCGACGATGATGAGGACAAGCTGCTGGGGGACGAGCACGATGACGATGAGCTACTCAAGAGCCCGGTGGGCACGCCGACAGCTGCAATAGTACCCGACTTGCTGTTGGATGGACACAGCGCCCTCAACGAGGAAACGATTGCAACAGCAGCCCTGCCTGCCAAAAAGATTGTGCTCAAAAGAAATAACTCTCAGCTGTTATCGACCACAGAAGGCTGTAAAACGACGCCCACCATTGCATCCAAGGAGAACGGGTCTCCCACAGCTAATAAGGATGCGCCAGAGGAAACTCCAACCAAAACCAAACGCATCCCCATTTTAGTTGGAGGAAGCAAGGAAGGCGAAAAGTCCGCGGACAAGAAGCTCACTGAACTAACCGCAGAAGAACGTTTGAACCTCCGGGCCAAGAAATTCGGCATCACCCCCACTATCGCAACTGCGTCTATTGCTACTGAAATTAACAAGTCCTCGAGCGCATCAATTTTGGCTAataaaggaaacaaggaaacGGACGAAAAGCAAAAGGAAGCTCTTAAGCGTCGCGCCGAACGCTTTGGCTGTGTGGTTCCCGAGAAGACCACAAAGACACTGGCCGACGAGCGCCTGCTGAAGCGCAAGGAGCGTTTTGGCACAGCAGTTGAGGCTTCTTGGACTCcagctactgctgctgctacgCCAGAGTCAAAGGCCATTTACTCTGAGAAGGCGCGCGCACGCTTGGAACGTTTCAAGACTGCGCCGGCAGCCGCTCCCACAAAGTAG